In the genome of Acidobacteriota bacterium, one region contains:
- the tsf gene encoding translation elongation factor Ts yields MSVTAQDVKKLRSMTGAGMMDCKKALTETGGDFDAAVDFLRKKGLSSAAKKAGRETSEGMVYAYIHPGSRVGVLIEVNCETDFVARTDDFQALVRDLAMHVAAAQPRWVAREDVSEAEIEHEKKIYLEQMKESGKPEAVLEKIVTGKMEKFYSENCLLEQGFIKDPDKTVKDLLTEAIAKLGENMQIARFVRYELGK; encoded by the coding sequence ATGTCGGTAACTGCCCAGGATGTGAAGAAGCTCCGCTCGATGACCGGAGCTGGAATGATGGATTGCAAGAAGGCCCTGACCGAGACCGGGGGCGATTTCGACGCCGCCGTCGACTTTCTCCGCAAGAAGGGGCTTTCCTCCGCCGCCAAGAAGGCCGGCCGCGAAACTTCCGAAGGCATGGTCTACGCCTATATCCATCCGGGAAGCCGGGTGGGTGTGCTGATCGAGGTCAACTGCGAGACCGATTTCGTGGCCCGGACGGACGACTTCCAGGCCCTGGTGCGCGACCTGGCGATGCACGTGGCCGCCGCCCAGCCTCGTTGGGTCGCCCGCGAGGACGTCTCCGAAGCGGAGATCGAGCACGAAAAGAAGATCTACCTCGAGCAGATGAAGGAGTCGGGCAAGCCCGAAGCCGTGCTGGAGAAGATCGTCACCGGCAAGATGGAAAAGTTCTACAGTGAAAACTGTCTGCTCGAACAGGGCTTCATCAAGGATCCGGACAAGACCGTAAAGGACCTGCTCACCGAGGCCATTGCCAAGTTGGGCGAGAACATGCAGATCGCCCGTTTCGTCCGCTACGAACTCGGTAAGTAG